The genome window AGAAGCTCCATTTCTAACAATCAATAAAGCTGCTCAAGTAGCAAAAGCAGGAGATGAAGTCATCGTTGGAGAAGGGATTTACAGAGAATGGATCAAACCTCTAAGAGGTGGAACTTCAGAAGACAACCGAATTATTTACAGAGCTGCCGATGGCGCTGATGTAAAAATACTTGGATCTGAAGAAGCTAAAGGTTGGAAAAATGAAAATGCAGAAGTATGGAAAATTAAGCTTCAGGATTCTTTTTTCGGAGAAGATAATCCTTTCAAAAAGTTGATCAAACATGATGAATTTGTGACTGCTGACGAATCTGGAGACGGATGGGGATGGCTAAAGTACGGACGTAAAGCACACAGAGGTGATGTTATCATTAACGGAAAAGGTTTAACAGAGAAAGATTCTCTAAGTAAAATACTCGAAAATAGATTTACTTGGTTTGTTGAGGTAGAAAATGAAGAAACGGTTATCTATGCAAACTTTGGTCAACTTAACCCAAACTCTGAAAATGTAGAGCTGAGTAGTAGAGGATTTGCATTCTTTCCTGAAAAAGTAGGCTTAGGCTACATTACGGTAAGAGGATTTACATTTATGAATATAGCTGGACATTGGGCTCCACCTACTGTTTTTCAGCCTGGAGCGTTAGGGACAAATGGTGGGCATCATTGGACTTTCGAAGAAAATATTATCCTTTATGCAAAAGCTGTTGCCATTTCCATAGGACTTCCTACCCAAAATATTGCGCCAGAAAAAGCTGGATACCATATTATCCGAAGAAATGTAATCATGCGATGTGGACAAGGTGGCACTGCAGGACAATCCTATAATTCTCATTCTCAGATTTACGACAATCACATCGAAGACATCAACTACAGAAAAGAATTTGGCGGTTGGGAAACTGCAGCTATCAAACACCATGGAGGAGATAGCATCATCATCAGAAATAATTTCATTAGAGGTGTTTACACCATCGACCCAGAAATTGGTGCAGCTCATGGCATTTGGAATGATTTCAGAAACTCAAATTGGAATGTGAGTAACAATATCATTCTTGATACTGATGCTCATGGAATATTAAGTGAAGCCAATTGGGACGGACCAAACCTCTATGCCAACAACATTCTGATGAATACAACTATAGGTTCATATTCCACGAGAGGAGATGCTTGGGTACATAACCTTTTTATCAATTGTGTACAAAAGTGGGAAAATCAGCCTTGGGGAGATAGAGTACAGATTGGTGATGCAAGATGGATGAATAATATGTTTATGGGAAAAGGTGGTTTTGATACCAAAATAGTAGAAGACAATACATTCTACTCACAAAATGCCATGCTCGACTCTACAATTGCTCAGACTTCTGACCAAAAAAGTATTAGTAGTACAGTACCAACTCAGGTAAAACTCTTTGAAGGCTCGGAAGGAATGGTCTTAACTTTTGATATCGAAAAAGAACTTTCGAAATACGCTACAGCGATACTCAAAAATGATCAAATCAATCTTCCTTTTTCATTTGACACAACTATAGATGCAGACATTCATGGGCTGAGCAGAAACGTTGAGGAAAATACCGTTGGTCCATTCGCTAAACTAAATACCTCAAACAGATATTTGATATACCCATATATGAGTCTTTATCACAAAGCAAAATCAATGTTAGACCAAGTACCTCAAATAGATTAAGTGAAATAAATAAGAACGTATAGAATTTGAGCAAATGCTATACGTTCTTCATTTTAATGAGTACACACTTCGTTAGATATAAACAATTAACAAGCATTGACTATTTATTAATGTAAATTAAACATAGACACACTCACGGTTTGATTTCTAAACAGATCCTTTTCTTTCTTGAAATCAAAGATTTCTCAATTCTGCATTTTGTAATATTTGATAAAAACCCGCAAAAACACGTAACACAGTATGCACTCACCTAAGATACTGATGCCCAATTTGCCTGTATTTATTGTTTTATAGCTTTTCTTAACGCCTTTTACCAAAATAAACTGCTCTAAATCTATTTATTTTGCAAACTGAAACTTACCTAACACTCTAATACAGAGTACTAACAAGCAATGTAAAATACGATTTTATTAAAGGAACTATGAAGAAGTTACTATTCACAGTGTTCGCTTTATGCCTAGCACAACCACGCCTATTTGCACAAGAAGAAGATACTAACAACGGAGAAAAATACACCCGATTTGAACAACAACCTGGACTAGCTAAAGCTGCCTCCAAAGTTTTTTATTCAGAAAAACCATGGAGTATTAGTGGATTTGGAGAAATATCCTACGTAAACGGACACTTAGATAACGGAATCAGTGACTTAGAGTTAACCTACATGAATCTCTACCGTCTTTCGGGTTTCTTTGGTTATCGTTTTTCAGACAAACTTATCTGGAACTCTGAAGTGATGTTCGAATACCTTAGAGATAAAGAAGGAAATGACCATCATGAATTCATCATTGAGGCTTTCTTTGACCTATTACTTAGTAAACAATTCAATGTGAGAGCAGGTCTTTATCCATTGGGTTTGGGGTATATCAATAATAACGACGACCCTGTAATGTTCTACTCTGTGAACCGTTCAGATGTAGAACGATTGATCATCCCAAGTACTTGGATGGCAATGGGGGTTAGTTTTTATGGTACGATAGCTCCAAAACTTAGCTATACTTTTGGACTAGCTCAAGGTATTGAAGCTGCCGAATTTACTTCAGGGACTTGGTTAAGACTCGGTCGTGAACCTCGTTTCGAAGCACCTCAAACTTTAGCTGTAAACCCACAGTTGATCTACAATGGAGTTAAAGATCTTTCATTGAGTGCTTCTGCCTATATTGGGCAAACAGGAAATAAAGAACTTATTACTTACGAAGACGGAAGTACAAAAACAGCCGATGCTATGGTACAACTGTACACGGCATATGCTAGATATAAAAAACACGATTGGGAACTAATGGCACTTGGTTCTTGGGGATTCCTAAATGGTACTGAAGATATTTACCACTTAACGCAAGCTCGTCAAGGTCAAGCTCAAGTTTTGGGTAGTCAGACAGTCGGTTATTTACTAGAAGGAGGATATGATTTGCTTTCTTTATTTAACGGAAGAAAATTCTTCAATGATAAAAACTTCTTTATTGACCCTCAGAATGTAGAAATCCCAATCTTTGTGAGATATGAATATATCAACACGCATAAAAACTTCAATGAAGCATTGATTACTGATGACGCTAACTTCACAATGTTTAATACTGATATTGTAACGGTTGGTGTAAACTTTAAACCTAGAGAAGAAATTGCCTTCAAATTTGACTATCAATTCCGTATGAGTAGAGGCGGATTGGCTGTTGAAGAAGGAAATATGTTTGAACTTGGAATTGGATTTATATTCTAATCTAGAAAAGCAGTACACTATTATACCATCCTCGTTTCTATATCTGAAACGAGGATTTTTTATGCTCTTTACTCTCCTATTTGTCATTCAAAAAATGTCACATTCATTAGCATTTGATCACAAGAACACAAACCACTAAACACCAAGTACTTACCACGCAAAACCATCATATTTTCAGATATTTCCATTCTTGTCTCAAAAGAAAAACAACTTTAGAAATCACCTCTCGTTACACTCACCGAACAAGTTCAATCAGCCATCATTTTAGAAGACTTAGGTCTTTCTATATCAGATGGATAACATACCGTTTTATGTAAAAATATAAACTAAAAAATATGACAAACTTATCACACGTACTTCAACCTTTAAGAATAATTTTACTATCAGGTATCATCACTTATTGCATCTACTCTGCTAGTGGTTTTTTCATCATCTTATTCAATAGCGGTGGTGTTTTATCCAATAGTACACTCCCTGCCCACATCATTGCTTTGACCTCTCTATCTATGTGGGGAAGCATGATTTACTACAGACAAACAGAGTATTCAAAAAAACTCAACATCTTCCGTTGGAGTCTATTCACTCTCTCCGCTTTATTCCTATTCTTTGCTAATTATTAATCCTCAAAAAGAGTAAAACACCACCGTAACTTACCATAAGAAAAGCTCAAACTAGTACCTAAATACTAATTTGAGCTTTTACTTTTACCTAGAATTAAAATTACAATTGAAGTCTGTGTATCTACCCTCGCTTTAAATTTCAGTTGCAAAAAATAGGATACATACCCAGTTTGAATTGTTAGTCTTCAATTTCAGTAAACTTGATTTCTTCATCAAGCACGTCAATTTTAAGTGTCAATTCAGAATCCGTTTCCTCATTTTCAATTTCAACAATGTAATATGTTTCAGTTGCTGTTGACAGATAATCAATATCTTCATCATCAACAACGTAACCTTCGTACTGAACTGATAGTGCTTCTTGAATTTCCGTAGGTAAAGAAGTCAACTCCGCTTTTGTAGAAATCCACTCATTTGTAAGGATATCAAAAAGTAATTCTTTGTTCACACCATCTTCCATGATATCGATCTCAATTTGGTCGTCTTCAGTCTCTCGATCGATAATGATAGCCTCAGAATGATAGGTATCAATATATTTCTGAATTGCAGCTGGTAAAGTTGTTGGCAGCAAATCATCATTATTATCGTCGTCGTCATCACTCGAATCAACTTTTGAATCAAGCAATACACCTTCTTCCGAATAACGAATCTCTACTTCTGTATCTGTAGCTTCGTTTTCTACTTCAATGATATAGATCGTTTCAACACCTAAACGTTCTACTTTTTCCACTTCATCAACTTCCCAAGGTGCTATAGCCCACTCAGAAGCTTCAAAAGCATCTTTTACTGCTGTAGGAAGACTTTCTTCATCTGTTTCATACTCGGTCATATACCACTCTCCGTCTTCATCAAACCATGCAGAACTGTTCTGTAAATTCGTTGCTGCAGGTTTAAAACTTACAACACTAAAATTGTTCTTTGTACTCCACTCTACATTGGTTGCACCTTCAAACATTTCATTGAAAGTTTGTTCTGCTAATGAATTAGGAGGTGTAACAGGATTAGGAATCGAGTTATTTTCGCTATCATCACTACAACCCATTGTAATGAATACCATAGCCGCTGACAATACTAATGAACTAATTTTTGTAAACATAGTCATTGATTTAAACTATTCAGAAAGGGCTTCTAAATAGATAGTCTATAAAATTGGGCGCAAAAATAGTCTTTGTCCTCAAATTCCGAACACCTGTTTTTATTTGTTTAGATAAGGAAATGAAACAGGAAAATATCCACGATAAGTATTTAATAAAATATTTTTTGCACTTAAAATTTCAGAAGACTACGACAAAGTGAGAATGTAAGAATTGTAAAGTTTTACTTTTAAAAAGTATGAAAAGCTCAAGCTAGTACCTAAATACTAATTTGAGCTTTTCATATCATTACGGATGAATATTCAGAACCTAATTTATTCTCAATCGGTCTTTATCGGTTCAAGATTTCACTTACAGATTGGGCTGTATCTAGTACCATTTTTTCAAATGGGATTGGTTCCCAATTAAAAGTCCTTTTGGTTTTACTTATGCTTCCCTCATATTTTTTACCCACATAAGGTAACATTCCTTTCATTTCACTATTGAAATTTGAAAGTAGTTTGACCATAAAATTTGGCGCTACTCCCGTCCCAACTTTCTTATATCCATTTGATTTCAACAACTTTGTAATCTCTTGATAAGGGAAGGCTTTTTCTGTTGCAACAATAAAACGCTGACCACTAGCCTGCTCATTTTCTAGTGCCAAAACATGAATTTTTGCAACATCTCTAACGTCAGACATATTAATGCTTGTGTGAATCATCTGCTTAAGATCACCCGTAATCACTCGCTTAAATAAAGTCATAGACTCTCCCGACAGATTATCAGACAAAGTTGGACCATAAACAGGACCTGGATGAATCGTCACCAATTCCATCATTTTATCTTTTATAAACTCCCAAGCACTTTTTTCTGCCAATGTTTTACTTTTTAGGTAAGCTGTAGCGTGTTTTGCATTCGTATTCGTCCAACTATTTTGAGTAATCTTTTCGTCACCTATTACATCGCCCAACATCGCTACCATCGAAGAGGTTAATACCACACGTTTTATTCCTGCTTTATGTGCAGCTTTCA of Sediminitomix flava contains these proteins:
- a CDS encoding porin, with product MKKLLFTVFALCLAQPRLFAQEEDTNNGEKYTRFEQQPGLAKAASKVFYSEKPWSISGFGEISYVNGHLDNGISDLELTYMNLYRLSGFFGYRFSDKLIWNSEVMFEYLRDKEGNDHHEFIIEAFFDLLLSKQFNVRAGLYPLGLGYINNNDDPVMFYSVNRSDVERLIIPSTWMAMGVSFYGTIAPKLSYTFGLAQGIEAAEFTSGTWLRLGREPRFEAPQTLAVNPQLIYNGVKDLSLSASAYIGQTGNKELITYEDGSTKTADAMVQLYTAYARYKKHDWELMALGSWGFLNGTEDIYHLTQARQGQAQVLGSQTVGYLLEGGYDLLSLFNGRKFFNDKNFFIDPQNVEIPIFVRYEYINTHKNFNEALITDDANFTMFNTDIVTVGVNFKPREEIAFKFDYQFRMSRGGLAVEEGNMFELGIGFIF
- a CDS encoding PepSY-like domain-containing protein, with the translated sequence MFTKISSLVLSAAMVFITMGCSDDSENNSIPNPVTPPNSLAEQTFNEMFEGATNVEWSTKNNFSVVSFKPAATNLQNSSAWFDEDGEWYMTEYETDEESLPTAVKDAFEASEWAIAPWEVDEVEKVERLGVETIYIIEVENEATDTEVEIRYSEEGVLLDSKVDSSDDDDDNNDDLLPTTLPAAIQKYIDTYHSEAIIIDRETEDDQIEIDIMEDGVNKELLFDILTNEWISTKAELTSLPTEIQEALSVQYEGYVVDDEDIDYLSTATETYYIVEIENEETDSELTLKIDVLDEEIKFTEIED
- a CDS encoding right-handed parallel beta-helix repeat-containing protein, giving the protein MENKSYVKQHKKRFLTTLLFFFIYHFTLGQSIYVSKSGNDTNSGTKEAPFLTINKAAQVAKAGDEVIVGEGIYREWIKPLRGGTSEDNRIIYRAADGADVKILGSEEAKGWKNENAEVWKIKLQDSFFGEDNPFKKLIKHDEFVTADESGDGWGWLKYGRKAHRGDVIINGKGLTEKDSLSKILENRFTWFVEVENEETVIYANFGQLNPNSENVELSSRGFAFFPEKVGLGYITVRGFTFMNIAGHWAPPTVFQPGALGTNGGHHWTFEENIILYAKAVAISIGLPTQNIAPEKAGYHIIRRNVIMRCGQGGTAGQSYNSHSQIYDNHIEDINYRKEFGGWETAAIKHHGGDSIIIRNNFIRGVYTIDPEIGAAHGIWNDFRNSNWNVSNNIILDTDAHGILSEANWDGPNLYANNILMNTTIGSYSTRGDAWVHNLFINCVQKWENQPWGDRVQIGDARWMNNMFMGKGGFDTKIVEDNTFYSQNAMLDSTIAQTSDQKSISSTVPTQVKLFEGSEGMVLTFDIEKELSKYATAILKNDQINLPFSFDTTIDADIHGLSRNVEENTVGPFAKLNTSNRYLIYPYMSLYHKAKSMLDQVPQID
- a CDS encoding NAD-dependent epimerase/dehydratase family protein, encoding MKKVFLTGISGYIGLHCAVELLKQGYAVKGSVRSISKAKSIIDVIKTQVDPKDNLEFCELNLLKDDGWDEAVSDCDFVMHVASPFFSKIPKNEDELIKPAVEGTLRALKAAHKAGIKRVVLTSSMVAMLGDVIGDEKITQNSWTNTNAKHATAYLKSKTLAEKSAWEFIKDKMMELVTIHPGPVYGPTLSDNLSGESMTLFKRVITGDLKQMIHTSINMSDVRDVAKIHVLALENEQASGQRFIVATEKAFPYQEITKLLKSNGYKKVGTGVAPNFMVKLLSNFNSEMKGMLPYVGKKYEGSISKTKRTFNWEPIPFEKMVLDTAQSVSEILNR